CTTCTTCTGCCATATATAATTTCCTCTCTTATAAATATTATAATATTAATAATATCATTATATAACAGTAAAATAAATAATCAACTCTTATGTTAACTTTGTTATTACTGTATCTATATTAAAAATCGGTAAACTAAGAAAATACTTAACATATTTTTTTTATAAAATGTAAAAATTATTATATTGCTTTTTTTTGCTTTAATATTATAATCAAGTAGTATTTTTAATGATAAATAAAAAGGGGTTATATTGATGAGAGTTTTATTAAAAGCTGAAGATTATGMWAAAGTKCTTCCWAGACTTGCTGCTGAAGTAATTGAAAARGAAAATATGGATAARCTTTCTATTGTAGGYATAAGAAGAAGAGGCGATTATTTAGCTGTAAGACTTAAAAAACTTATAGAAGAAAAAATAAACATAGATATWCCTATAGGTGCTATTGATATTAACCTCTATAGAGATGATTTATCTACTTTATCAGAATTCCCTGAAATTAAAGAAACTGATATACCTTTTGATATTACAGGAAAAACTATTCTTCTTGTAGATGATGTACTTTATACAGGCAGAACTATTAGAGCTGCTTTAAATGCTTTATTTGAATATGGCAGACCTCAGAGAGTTGTTTTACTTGTATTAGTTGATAGATTTGGAAGAGAGCTTCCTATA
This is a stretch of genomic DNA from Brachyspira sp. SAP_772. It encodes these proteins:
- the pyrR gene encoding bifunctional pyr operon transcriptional regulator/uracil phosphoribosyltransferase PyrR, with product MRVLLKAEDYXKVLPRLAAEVIEKENMDKLSIVGIRRRGDYLAVRLKKLIEEKINIDIPIGAIDINLYRDDLSTLSEFPEIKETDIPFDITGKTILLVDDVLYTGRTIRAALNALFEYGRPQRVVLLVLVDRFGRELPI